One Actinosynnema pretiosum DNA segment encodes these proteins:
- a CDS encoding NADH-quinone oxidoreductase subunit A codes for MLQPYLPLVLMFALAAAFALFSATIAPYIGPRRYNRAKLDAYECGIEPSPQPVVGGGRMPIAYYLTAMLFILFDIEMVFLYPFAVSADRLGLFGLVEIALFVGTLGFAYAYVWRRGGLDWN; via the coding sequence GTGCTCCAGCCCTATCTCCCCCTCGTATTGATGTTCGCACTCGCCGCGGCCTTCGCGCTGTTCTCGGCGACGATCGCTCCGTACATCGGACCTCGCCGCTACAACCGCGCCAAGCTGGACGCCTACGAGTGCGGGATCGAACCCTCCCCCCAGCCCGTCGTGGGCGGCGGTCGCATGCCGATCGCCTACTACCTCACGGCGATGCTGTTCATCCTGTTCGACATCGAGATGGTGTTCCTCTACCCGTTCGCGGTCTCCGCGGACCGGCTCGGCCTGTTCGGCCTGGTGGAGATCGCCCTGTTCGTCGGGACCCTCGGCTTCGCCTACGCGTACGTGTGGCGACGCGGTGGGCTCGACTGGAACTGA
- a CDS encoding NADH-quinone oxidoreductase subunit C, with the protein MADEDKNPAPDSGGALSSADMSQAQHEEHLARGGVVSGRNRTGMFGVAGSGDTSGFGGLKLPAHVAAPSERPYGGWFDELVDELLAAMGEQGLPADAIQQITVDRGEITFFLRREHLVDVARLLRDDPALRFELCSSLSGVDYGPEAPQRLHSVVHLTSMTYRRRVRLEVAVDVDDPHVPSLVAVYPTADWQEREAWDMFGIVYDGHPGLTRILMPDDWDGHPQRKDYPLGGIPVEYKGAEIPPPDQRRSYS; encoded by the coding sequence ATGGCAGACGAAGACAAGAACCCGGCGCCCGACTCGGGGGGAGCGCTCAGCTCCGCCGACATGTCGCAGGCCCAGCACGAGGAGCACCTCGCGCGCGGCGGCGTCGTCTCGGGCCGCAACCGCACCGGCATGTTCGGCGTGGCGGGCAGCGGCGACACCTCCGGCTTCGGCGGGCTCAAGCTGCCCGCGCACGTGGCCGCCCCCTCCGAGCGCCCCTACGGCGGCTGGTTCGACGAGCTCGTCGACGAGCTGCTCGCGGCCATGGGCGAGCAGGGCCTGCCCGCCGACGCGATCCAGCAGATCACCGTCGACCGCGGGGAGATCACCTTCTTCCTGCGCCGCGAGCACCTGGTGGACGTCGCCCGCCTCCTGCGCGACGACCCGGCGCTGCGCTTCGAGCTGTGCAGCTCGCTGTCCGGCGTGGACTACGGCCCCGAGGCCCCGCAGCGCCTGCACTCCGTCGTGCACCTCACGTCGATGACCTACCGCAGGCGCGTCCGCCTGGAGGTCGCCGTCGACGTCGACGACCCCCACGTGCCCAGCCTGGTCGCCGTCTACCCGACGGCGGACTGGCAGGAGCGCGAGGCCTGGGACATGTTCGGCATCGTCTACGACGGTCACCCCGGACTGACCCGCATCCTGATGCCGGACGACTGGGACGGTCACCCCCAGCGCAAGGACTACCCCCTCGGCGGCATCCCGGTCGAGTACAAGGGCGCGGAGATCCCCCCGCCCGACCAGAGGCGGTCCTACTCATGA
- a CDS encoding NuoB/complex I 20 kDa subunit family protein: MGLEEKLPNGVLLVSVEKLVNWTRKSSLWPATFGLACCAIEMMTTGAPRYDLARFGMEVFRASPRQADLMIVAGRVTNKMAPVLRQIYDQMPEPRWVLAMGVCASSGGMFNNYAVVQGVDHIVPVDMYLPGCPPRPEMLIDAILKIHAKIMDEPLGPKRAAQLAASGHKTELIPSSQRFARK; the protein is encoded by the coding sequence ATGGGTCTCGAGGAGAAGCTCCCCAACGGGGTCCTGCTGGTCAGCGTCGAGAAGCTGGTCAACTGGACCCGGAAGTCCTCGCTGTGGCCTGCCACGTTCGGCCTGGCGTGCTGCGCGATCGAGATGATGACCACCGGCGCCCCCCGCTACGACCTGGCCCGGTTCGGCATGGAGGTCTTCAGGGCCTCGCCGCGCCAGGCCGACCTGATGATCGTCGCGGGCCGGGTGACCAACAAGATGGCGCCGGTGCTCCGCCAGATCTACGACCAGATGCCCGAGCCGCGCTGGGTGCTGGCCATGGGCGTGTGCGCGTCCTCCGGCGGCATGTTCAACAACTACGCCGTGGTGCAGGGCGTCGACCACATCGTCCCGGTCGACATGTACCTGCCCGGCTGCCCTCCCCGCCCCGAGATGCTGATCGACGCGATCCTCAAGATCCACGCGAAGATCATGGACGAGCCCCTCGGGCCCAAACGCGCCGCGCAGCTGGCCGCCTCCGGCCACAAGACGGAGCTCATCCCGTCGTCCCAGCGGTTCGCGAGGAAGTGA